Part of the Bacillota bacterium genome, CCTGCAATGCACGCAGGTAGCCCTGATAGCGGTCGTAAGCGTTGGGGATGCTGAGCATCCCGTGCAGGTGAGCGATACGCCGATGTCCCTGCTCGATGAGGTGCCGTGTGGCGAGGTAACCGCCCATCTCGTTGTCGGCGTCCACCGCCACCATTTTACAGCCGTACACCTGCTGTGTGCCGACCGCGGCAAGGGGAATATCTGCGTCGCAGAGCTCCTTCAGGAGTGGTTCATGCTTGTGTGGCGCGAGGATAATCAAGCCTTCCAGACGTCCACTGTACACGGCGTTGAGGCACATCTCCCGCACGTCTTCGCTCATGGCGTAAATCATCAGGTGATAGCCCTCTGCGAAGCCGACATCGGCAATGCCTCGCATGATCTCCGAGGACCACCAGCCCGCCAACACGGAATGTCGCACATACAGTTGCAAGATACCCAGTGTGCGGCTGCGCATTCCCGCCAGCCGCCGGGCGGCTTCGTTGGGATAGTAGTTCAACTCGCGCGCGAGGCGCAGAATCTCCGCGCGGACCGCCGCGCTGACCCGCGCCCCCGGCTTGTTGTTCAGCACATAGGACACCGTCGCCTGCGAGACGCCGACGCGCTCCGCAATCGTCTGCATGGTAACCCGCCCGCTGGGGCGTCTACCCTTTCGCTTCTTCTCTTTGACTGTAGTGGGGGCTTCAGTCGCTTCCATTTGAGCGCAGCCTCACGGTTTTGCGCTTAATCAAGGTGTATTGATTATATCTTGCCTCACCAAAACTGTCAAGGGATTTAAAGGTTGTTGTGGTTTCCAATTTGAAATGTCCTATTTTATTCCCAATTTGAAATGTCACATCGTCTTAATCCCCGGAAATAC contains:
- a CDS encoding LacI family transcriptional regulator; protein product: MEATEAPTTVKEKKRKGRRPSGRVTMQTIAERVGVSQATVSYVLNNKPGARVSAAVRAEILRLARELNYYPNEAARRLAGMRSRTLGILQLYVRHSVLAGWWSSEIMRGIADVGFAEGYHLMIYAMSEDVREMCLNAVYSGRLEGLIILAPHKHEPLLKELCDADIPLAAVGTQQVYGCKMVAVDADNEMGGYLATRHLIEQGHRRIAHLHGMLSIPNAYDRYQGYLRALQDADIPIEHDLLAQTDFSERGACEATQRLLQLPNPPTAIFAANDVSAIGALRAVKDAGLRVPDDIAIIGYDGAPITELTEPPLSTVQQPAADMGRVAARLLIEVIEGNTPAERVVKLPVHLLVRASSHCNISGMTQL